From the Priestia koreensis genome, one window contains:
- a CDS encoding YfmQ family protein, whose protein sequence is MTWVVVLSIIVTSVFKLVVSSMPTTVVKWFVTRFQLHPEVVTEQAVVTIDGEAVESQEKTQIVEQFNEALFIKQYYIYPGTEAKYLNPDDAGTPVVIQTKQGKTDVTLSLYTYDDHVHVVKNKKKKTIAYCVRSQDLQSRAFVATEALI, encoded by the coding sequence ATGACATGGGTTGTAGTTCTTTCGATCATTGTCACAAGTGTATTTAAATTAGTTGTATCATCGATGCCAACGACCGTTGTAAAATGGTTTGTCACAAGATTTCAGTTACACCCAGAAGTAGTGACTGAACAAGCAGTGGTTACGATTGATGGTGAAGCGGTTGAAAGTCAAGAAAAGACTCAGATCGTTGAGCAATTTAACGAAGCCTTATTTATTAAGCAATATTATATATATCCAGGAACAGAAGCGAAATACTTGAATCCAGATGATGCAGGGACTCCTGTTGTGATTCAAACAAAACAAGGGAAAACAGACGTTACACTATCTCTTTACACATACGACGATCACGTACACGTCGTAAAGAACAAAAAGAAAAAAACGATCGCTTACTGTGTGCGCTCTCAAGACTTACAAAGTCGTGCTTTCGTAGCGACAGAGGCACTTATCTAA
- a CDS encoding heptaprenylglyceryl phosphate synthase, translating to MYEINEWRHVFKLDPNKDISDEALEQICESGTDAVIVGGTDGVTLDNVLALLSRIRRYTVPCALEVSTIESVTPGFDFYFIPSVLNSRKTEWIVGLHHEAMKEYADIMNWDELIVEGYCILNADAKVASLTEANTALTAEDVVGYAHIAENMFHLPIFYLEYSGTYGDPAVVEEVKSVLTNTQLFYGGGIETKEQAAEMSSHADTVVVGNIIYTDLAAALKTVKAVKK from the coding sequence ATGTACGAAATCAACGAGTGGAGACACGTGTTTAAATTAGATCCAAATAAAGACATCTCAGATGAGGCATTAGAGCAAATTTGCGAATCAGGAACGGATGCTGTTATCGTAGGAGGGACTGATGGCGTAACGCTTGATAACGTCCTTGCGCTATTATCTCGTATCCGACGTTATACGGTACCGTGTGCGCTCGAGGTTTCAACGATCGAATCTGTTACACCAGGCTTTGATTTTTACTTCATCCCATCGGTGTTAAACAGTCGAAAAACAGAGTGGATTGTTGGCTTACACCATGAAGCAATGAAAGAATACGCAGATATTATGAACTGGGACGAGCTAATCGTAGAAGGATACTGTATTCTGAATGCAGATGCTAAGGTTGCTTCTCTAACAGAAGCGAATACAGCTCTGACAGCTGAAGATGTAGTAGGGTATGCACATATTGCAGAGAATATGTTCCATCTACCGATCTTTTATTTAGAATACAGCGGCACGTACGGCGATCCAGCTGTAGTAGAAGAAGTAAAAAGCGTGTTAACGAATACCCAGCTGTTTTACGGTGGTGGTATCGAAACAAAGGAACAGGCGGCAGAAATGAGTAGTCATGCTGACACCGTAGTAGTAGGAAACATTATTTACACGGACTTAGCAGCGGCATTAAAAACGGTTAAAGCTGTAAAGAAATAA
- a CDS encoding glycine--tRNA ligase, translated as MSVSMDQIVSHAKHRGFIFQGSEIYGGLANTWDYGPLGVEFKNNIKRAWWKKFVQESPYNVGLDAAILMNPKTWEASGHLGNFNDPMIDCKNCKARHRADKLIEAKLEEKGIEMIVDGLPFSEMENLIKEHNITCPECGSSDLTDIRQFNLMFKTHQGVTESSTNEIYMRPETAQGIFVNFKNVQRSMRKKLPFGIAQIGKSFRNEITPGNFTFRTREFEQMELEFFCKPGEELEWFSHWKETAHKWLLGLGMNAEKLRLRDHDEDELSHYSNATTDFEYKFPFGWGELWGIASRTDYDLKQHMEHSGEDFNYIDQETNERYVPYCIEPSLGADRVTLAFLLDAYDEQELEDGTSRTVMHIHPALAPFKAAIFPLSKKLGAEAREVFAELSKYFMVDYDDAGSIGKRYRRHDEIGTPFCITFDFDSVEDKQVTIRNRDTMEQKRVPISELKNILEEATQF; from the coding sequence ATGTCTGTATCAATGGATCAAATCGTATCTCATGCGAAGCATCGTGGTTTTATTTTCCAAGGATCTGAAATTTACGGAGGTCTAGCAAACACGTGGGATTACGGTCCACTTGGAGTTGAATTTAAAAATAATATTAAACGCGCGTGGTGGAAAAAATTCGTTCAAGAATCTCCATACAACGTAGGATTAGACGCTGCAATTCTTATGAACCCAAAAACATGGGAGGCATCTGGTCACCTAGGTAACTTTAACGATCCAATGATTGACTGTAAAAACTGTAAAGCTCGTCACCGTGCAGATAAACTAATCGAAGCGAAGCTTGAAGAAAAAGGCATTGAAATGATCGTAGATGGCCTTCCATTCTCTGAAATGGAAAACTTAATCAAAGAACACAACATTACTTGCCCTGAGTGTGGTTCTAGTGATTTAACAGATATTCGTCAATTCAACCTTATGTTCAAAACACATCAAGGTGTAACAGAATCTTCTACAAACGAAATTTACATGCGCCCTGAAACAGCACAAGGTATCTTCGTAAACTTTAAAAACGTACAACGTTCGATGAGAAAGAAACTTCCGTTTGGTATCGCTCAAATCGGTAAAAGCTTCCGTAACGAAATCACACCTGGTAACTTCACGTTCCGTACGCGTGAATTCGAACAAATGGAGCTTGAATTCTTCTGTAAACCTGGTGAAGAACTAGAATGGTTCAGCCACTGGAAAGAGACAGCTCACAAATGGTTACTAGGATTAGGTATGAACGCTGAAAAACTTCGTCTACGTGACCATGATGAAGATGAGCTATCTCACTACAGTAATGCAACAACTGACTTTGAATACAAATTCCCATTCGGTTGGGGAGAACTATGGGGTATCGCTTCTCGTACAGATTACGACCTCAAACAACATATGGAGCATTCTGGTGAAGACTTCAACTACATCGATCAAGAAACAAACGAGCGCTATGTTCCTTACTGCATCGAGCCATCTCTCGGTGCTGACCGCGTAACGCTTGCATTCCTTTTAGATGCATATGACGAGCAGGAGCTTGAAGATGGTACATCTCGCACAGTGATGCACATTCACCCAGCGCTTGCACCGTTCAAAGCAGCGATCTTCCCTCTTTCTAAAAAATTAGGGGCTGAAGCACGCGAAGTATTCGCTGAGCTATCTAAATACTTCATGGTTGATTATGATGATGCAGGTTCAATCGGGAAACGCTACCGTCGTCATGACGAAATCGGTACGCCGTTCTGTATCACATTTGACTTTGATTCAGTAGAAGATAAGCAAGTGACGATCCGTAACCGTGACACAATGGAACAAAAACGTGTTCCAATTAGCGAACTTAAGAACATCCTAGAGGAAGCAACACAGTTTTAA
- the pcrA gene encoding DNA helicase PcrA, which translates to MRYLSEKLLVGLNPQQQEAVKTTEGPLLIMAGAGSGKTRVLTHRIAYLMAEKEVAPWNILAITFTNKASREMRERITKLLGGAAEDIWISTFHSMCVRILRRDIDRIGYNRNFTILDTTDQLSVIKAILKDQNIDSKKFDPRSLLGTISAAKNELITPEEFAKNTAGPYEHVGSQVYTEYQKRLRKNQALDFDDLIMMTITLFQRVPEVLEFYQRKFQYIHVDEYQDTNRAQYMLVKFLAARFQNICVVGDSDQSIYRWRGADIKNILSFEKDYPRSVTILLEQNYRSTKNILAAANKVIENNVGRKAKNLWTENTDGQKIYHYQAMSESEEAQFVASKIKQAVDSGKRKYSDFAILYRTNAQSRVMEEVLLKSNISYSIVGGTKFYDRKEIKDILAYLRLISNRDDDISLTRIVNVPKRGVGATSVDKVLNFALMGDMSAFQALQDIELIGLSGKATNSLISFREMIGNLSNMQDYLSVTELVEEVLERTGYRESLKVEKTIEAQSRLENIDEFLSVTQEFEKVSEDKSLVAFLTDLALVADIDKLDDEEEDPTDQVIMMTLHSAKGLEFPVVFLLGMEESVFPHSRSLFEDEEMEEERRLAYVGITRAEEELYLLHAQMRTLFGKTNVNPMSRFIKEIPSELIEGLNQKKQAPKSAAAAPRRASFTRPGMTSTGGESLDWKVGDRAAHKKWGTGTVVSIKGEGDSKELDIAFPSPTGIKRLLAKFAPITKA; encoded by the coding sequence ATGCGATATTTAAGTGAAAAATTATTAGTAGGTTTGAACCCGCAGCAGCAGGAGGCCGTTAAGACAACGGAAGGTCCTCTTTTAATCATGGCTGGTGCCGGGAGTGGTAAAACGCGAGTATTAACCCATCGTATTGCGTACCTAATGGCGGAGAAGGAAGTGGCTCCTTGGAACATTTTAGCCATTACCTTTACGAATAAGGCTTCGCGTGAGATGAGAGAGCGTATTACGAAGCTGTTAGGTGGAGCAGCAGAAGATATTTGGATTTCAACGTTCCACTCCATGTGTGTCCGTATTTTACGACGTGACATTGACCGAATTGGATACAATCGTAACTTCACAATTCTTGATACGACCGATCAGCTATCGGTGATCAAAGCGATTTTAAAAGACCAAAACATTGACTCCAAAAAGTTTGACCCTCGTTCTTTACTAGGTACGATTAGCGCAGCGAAAAATGAATTAATCACACCAGAAGAGTTTGCAAAAAACACAGCAGGTCCTTACGAACATGTTGGGAGTCAGGTGTACACAGAATATCAAAAGCGTCTTCGCAAGAATCAAGCACTTGATTTCGATGATTTAATTATGATGACGATCACGCTCTTCCAACGTGTTCCGGAAGTGCTGGAGTTTTATCAACGAAAGTTCCAATACATTCATGTGGATGAGTATCAAGATACGAACCGTGCACAGTATATGCTTGTAAAATTCTTAGCAGCTCGTTTTCAAAACATCTGTGTGGTCGGGGATTCCGATCAGTCGATTTATCGCTGGCGCGGTGCTGATATTAAAAACATTTTATCCTTTGAAAAAGACTATCCTCGTTCTGTAACGATTCTGTTAGAACAAAACTATCGTTCAACGAAGAATATTTTAGCAGCGGCCAACAAAGTGATTGAAAATAACGTTGGGCGTAAAGCGAAGAATCTTTGGACAGAAAATACGGACGGGCAAAAAATCTATCACTACCAGGCAATGAGTGAAAGTGAAGAGGCTCAGTTCGTGGCAAGTAAAATCAAGCAAGCGGTGGATAGCGGGAAACGCAAGTACAGTGATTTTGCGATTTTATACCGTACAAATGCACAGTCTCGTGTAATGGAGGAAGTGCTTTTAAAATCAAACATTAGCTACTCCATCGTGGGCGGTACGAAGTTCTACGATCGCAAAGAGATTAAAGACATCTTGGCATACCTGCGTCTTATTTCCAACCGTGATGATGATATTAGTTTAACGCGAATCGTGAACGTTCCGAAGCGTGGCGTAGGTGCAACGTCTGTCGATAAAGTGCTGAACTTTGCCTTAATGGGTGATATGTCTGCTTTTCAGGCACTTCAAGATATTGAGCTCATTGGTCTAAGCGGCAAAGCGACGAATTCGCTTATTTCGTTCCGTGAGATGATTGGAAACCTATCGAACATGCAGGATTATCTATCCGTTACAGAGCTGGTAGAAGAAGTGCTAGAACGCACAGGATACCGAGAATCATTGAAGGTGGAAAAAACAATTGAAGCGCAAAGTCGTCTTGAGAATATTGACGAGTTTTTATCTGTTACCCAAGAATTTGAAAAGGTAAGTGAAGACAAAAGCTTAGTGGCCTTTTTAACCGACCTCGCTCTTGTAGCTGATATTGATAAACTCGATGACGAAGAAGAGGACCCAACCGATCAAGTGATTATGATGACTCTTCACTCGGCGAAAGGACTTGAGTTCCCAGTCGTCTTCCTACTCGGTATGGAGGAAAGTGTCTTCCCACACAGTCGATCCTTGTTTGAGGATGAAGAGATGGAGGAAGAGCGCCGACTTGCGTATGTAGGGATTACTCGAGCGGAAGAAGAGCTTTACTTGCTTCATGCGCAGATGCGTACGTTATTTGGGAAAACGAACGTGAACCCAATGTCTCGATTTATTAAAGAGATTCCAAGCGAATTAATTGAAGGATTAAATCAAAAGAAACAAGCGCCAAAATCTGCGGCAGCTGCCCCAAGACGTGCATCATTCACAAGACCTGGCATGACATCAACAGGCGGAGAGTCGCTTGATTGGAAAGTCGGTGATCGTGCTGCACATAAAAAATGGGGAACAGGTACGGTCGTAAGTATTAAAGGTGAGGGCGACTCTAAAGAACTAGATATTGCTTTCCCAAGCCCAACAGGTATTAAGCGCTTATTAGCGAAATTTGCCCCAATTACAAAGGCTTAA
- a CDS encoding YerC/YecD family TrpR-related protein: MQIDKLRGKELDQLFQAVLSLKDIEECYTFFDDLCTVNEIQSLAQRLEVARMLREGFTYHKIENETGASTATISRVKRCLNYGSDAYQMVLERLYEEKSE, translated from the coding sequence ATGCAAATTGATAAACTTCGCGGTAAAGAGCTAGATCAGTTATTTCAAGCTGTTTTATCATTAAAAGACATCGAAGAATGCTATACGTTCTTTGACGATCTTTGTACGGTTAATGAAATTCAATCGCTTGCACAGCGTTTAGAAGTAGCACGTATGCTTCGAGAAGGGTTCACGTACCATAAAATCGAAAATGAAACGGGTGCAAGTACAGCAACAATCTCCCGTGTAAAGCGCTGCTTAAACTATGGCAGCGACGCGTATCAAATGGTATTAGAACGTCTTTACGAAGAGAAGTCAGAATAA
- a CDS encoding M23 family metallopeptidase produces the protein MKKLLGLVVSIVFLLTLSMPSFAQAATQKLIQPVNDAYITAGFLNAKYEQKFGFKHYGWDLTSSTSSRTVWASGKGTVLAAGYDNILGNTVIVKYPDAYIHATGSTKDLIFRYHHLASIGVSKGDSVTKDTSLGQYGNTGKYSTGAHLHFEIDTDTTYYQYSPTLGSSSNIIKAGTSSTILSPKKVLYTKVSSPDNQQIWVLGDGYQSSTEADLPLLK, from the coding sequence ATGAAAAAACTATTAGGTTTAGTTGTATCAATCGTTTTTCTACTTACGTTATCAATGCCTTCCTTTGCGCAGGCTGCGACTCAGAAGCTTATTCAACCTGTTAACGATGCGTATATTACAGCAGGATTTTTAAACGCGAAATATGAACAAAAATTTGGTTTTAAACACTACGGTTGGGACCTCACTTCATCGACTAGCAGTCGCACAGTCTGGGCTAGCGGAAAAGGTACGGTTTTAGCTGCAGGCTACGATAATATTCTAGGAAATACTGTGATTGTAAAATATCCTGATGCTTATATCCATGCAACAGGATCCACAAAAGATTTAATTTTCCGCTATCATCATCTGGCGTCAATTGGGGTTTCCAAAGGAGATAGCGTAACGAAGGATACGTCACTTGGTCAGTATGGGAATACAGGGAAATACTCAACAGGAGCACATCTCCACTTTGAAATTGATACGGATACTACTTATTATCAATATTCTCCTACATTAGGGTCGAGCTCTAACATTATCAAAGCAGGGACATCAAGTACCATTTTATCACCTAAAAAAGTACTTTATACGAAAGTTTCTTCTCCAGACAATCAGCAGATCTGGGTACTTGGAGATGGTTATCAATCATCCACTGAAGCAGATTTACCTTTATTAAAGTAA